In Manis pentadactyla isolate mManPen7 chromosome 11, mManPen7.hap1, whole genome shotgun sequence, one DNA window encodes the following:
- the NUSAP1 gene encoding nucleolar and spindle-associated protein 1, which produces MIVPSLEELDSFKYSDLQNLAKSLGLRANLRANKLLKALKAHLKHEARKENENQDESQISASSCDKTETQISHQEQAEREPVGHVTKMRRRYRTVHRTPDYQDEEKQENQDLRTAVEVLSSPEKSQGDENVVSLGKRMNGVPSNEDSKVPSERKKSLYTNGFSKPGKNKKTTNTTPNFKKLHEARFKEMESIDQYIERKKKHFEEHNSFNELKKPVTKRMVTTPVPLRGRHSGACTPTSLRRSQGQPRGAAGRSALSVKGAVRHSAPSATKMNVRFSAATKDNEHKRSLTKTPARKSPHVAVPGSTPKGQTVLGTHKQKTTRGDSAAVITPFKLTAEAAQTPVSHRKPVFDLKASLSRPLSYEPHKGKLKPWGQSKENSSLNEHVNRVNFYKKTFKQPHLQTREEQRKQHEQERKEKRAKVLGARRGLP; this is translated from the exons ATGATCGTCCCCTCTCTGGAGGAGCTGGACTCCTTCAAGTACAGTGACCTGCAGAACTTGGCCAAGAGTCTGGGCCTCCGGGCCAACCTGAGG GCAAACAAGTTATTAAAAGCCTTGAAAGCCCATCTTAAACACGaagcaagaaaggaaaatgagaatcAG GATGAAAGTCAAATTTCTGCATCCTCGTGTGATAAGACTGAGACCCAGATTAGCCACCAGGAGCAAGCTGAGAGGGAGCCAGTTGGCCATGTCACCAAAATGAGGAGAAGGTACAGGACAGTCCACAGGACCCCTGACTACCAG GATGAAGAAAAGCAGGAAAACCAGGATCTCAGAACGGCTGTGGAAGTCCTTTCTTCACCAGAAAAGAGCCAAGGAGATGAAAATGTGGTTTCCTTAGGGAAAAGAATGAATGGTGTGCCAA GCAATGAAGATTCGAAGGTGCcttcagaaagaaagaagtctCTCTACACAAATGGGTTTTCCAAAccaggaaagaataaaaaaactaCAAACACTACTCCAA ACTTTAAGAAGCTTCATGAGGCTCGTTTTAAGGAAATGGAGTCCATTGATCAATAtattgagagaaaaaagaaacattttgaagAACACAATTCATTTAATGAACTGAAG aaGCCTGTTACGAAGAGAATGGTGACAACTCCAGTTCCTCTCCGAGGCAGACACTCTGGGGCTTGCACTCCCACCAGCCTGCGGCGCTCgcagggccagccccggggcGCTGCGGGTCGGAGCGCCTTGAGTGTGAAGGGGGCAGTCAGGCACTCCGCTCCTTCAGCAACTAAAATGAATGTCAG GTTTTCGGCTGCTACTAAAGATAATGAGCATAAGCGCTCACTGACCAAGACTCCAGCCAGAAAGTCCCCACATGTGGCCGTACCTGGGAGCACCCCGAAAGGGCAAACTGTGCTTGGGACACACAAACAGAAGACCACAAGAGGAGATTCTGctgctg TTATTACCCCATTCAAGCTGACAGCTGAGGCAGCACAGACTCCAGTCTCCCATAGGAAACCAGTGTTTGATCTCAAAGCAAGTCTATCTCGTCCCCTCAGCTATGAGCCACACAAAg GAAAACTGAAACCATGGGGACAATCAAAAGAAAATAGTTCTCTGAATGAGCATGTAAACAGAGTTAACTTCTACAAGAAAACTTTTAAACAACCTCATCTCCAGACCAG GGAGGAGCAACGGAAGCAACATGAGCAAGAACGAAAGGAGAAGAGAGCAAAGGTTTTGGGAGCTCGAAGGGGCCTCCCATAA